A stretch of Saccharomyces cerevisiae S288C chromosome IV, complete sequence DNA encodes these proteins:
- the CDC48 gene encoding AAA family ATPase CDC48 (AAA ATPase with protein-unfoldase activity; subunit of polyUb-selective segregase complex involved in ERAD, EGAD, INM-associated degradation (INMAD), mitotic spindle disassembly, macroautophagy, PMN, ribosome-associated degradation, ribophagy, homotypic ER membrane fusion, SCF complex disassembly, cell wall integrity, and telomerase regulation; mobilizes membrane-anchored transcription factors by regulated Ub/proteasome-dependent processing (RUP); human ortholog VCP complements a cdc48 mutant), translating into MGEEHKPLLDASGVDPREEDKTATAILRRKKKDNMLLVDDAINDDNSVIAINSNTMDKLELFRGDTVLVKGKKRKDTVLIVLIDDELEDGACRINRVVRNNLRIRLGDLVTIHPCPDIKYATRISVLPIADTIEGITGNLFDVFLKPYFVEAYRPVRKGDHFVVRGGMRQVEFKVVDVEPEEYAVVAQDTIIHWEGEPINREDEENNMNEVGYDDIGGCRKQMAQIREMVELPLRHPQLFKAIGIKPPRGVLMYGPPGTGKTLMARAVANETGAFFFLINGPEVMSKMAGESESNLRKAFEEAEKNAPAIIFIDEIDSIAPKRDKTNGEVERRVVSQLLTLMDGMKARSNVVVIAATNRPNSIDPALRRFGRFDREVDIGIPDATGRLEVLRIHTKNMKLADDVDLEALAAETHGYVGADIASLCSEAAMQQIREKMDLIDLDEDEIDAEVLDSLGVTMDNFRFALGNSNPSALRETVVESVNVTWDDVGGLDEIKEELKETVEYPVLHPDQYTKFGLSPSKGVLFYGPPGTGKTLLAKAVATEVSANFISVKGPELLSMWYGESESNIRDIFDKARAAAPTVVFLDELDSIAKARGGSLGDAGGASDRVVNQLLTEMDGMNAKKNVFVIGATNRPDQIDPAILRPGRLDQLIYVPLPDENARLSILNAQLRKTPLEPGLELTAIAKATQGFSGADLLYIVQRAAKYAIKDSIEAHRQHEAEKEVKVEGEDVEMTDEGAKAEQEPEVDPVPYITKEHFAEAMKTAKRSVSDAELRRYEAYSQQMKASRGQFSNFNFNDAPLGTTATDNANSNNSAPSGAGAAFGSNAEEDDDLYS; encoded by the coding sequence ATGGGTGAAGAACATAAACCACTTTTGGACGCCTCGGGTGTCGACCCTCGTGAGGAGGATAAAACCGCCACCGCCATTttaagaagaaagaagaaggacAACATGCTTTTGGTGGACGATGCTATCAATGATGACAATTCTGTCATTGCTATTAATTCTAACACCATGGACAAATTGGAATTGTTCCGTGGTGACACCGTTCTCGTTAAGGGcaagaagagaaaagatACTGTCTTAATTGTGTTGATCGATGACGAATTAGAAGACGGAGCATGCAGGATAAACCGTGTAGTTCGTAACAATTTACGTATTAGGCTGGGTGATTTAGTTACAATTCATCCTTGCCCCGATATCAAATACGCTACTAGAATTTCTGTGTTACCAATTGCTGATACGATCGAAGGTATAACTGGTAATCTTTTCGATGTTTTTTTGAAGCCTTATTTTGTGGAAGCCTACAGACCAGTGAGGAAAGGCGACCATTTTGTTGTCAGAGGCGGTATGAGACAAGTCGAATTCAAGGTTGTGGATGTCGAACCTGAAGAATATGCCGTCGTTGCTCAGGATACTATTATTCACTGGGAAGGTGAGCCAATCAACAgggaagatgaagaaaataatatgaatGAGGTGGGTTACGATGATATTGGTGGTTGTCGTAAGCAAATGGCTCAAATTAGGGAAATGGTTGAACTACCATTGAGACATCCTCAGTTGTTCAAGGCTATCGGTATCAAGCCACCAAGAGGTGTTTTGATGTATGGTCCCCCTGGTACTGGTAAAACCTTGATGGCAAGAGCTGTTGCTAATGAGACCGgtgccttttttttcttaattaATGGTCCAGAAGTCATGTCAAAAATGGCTGGTGAATCAGAGTCTAACTTAAGAAAGGCCTTTGAAGAAGCCGAAAAGAACGCTCCAGCCATCATTTTTATCGATGAAATCGATTCTATAGCTCCAAAGAGAGACAAGACTAATGGTGAAGTTGAGAGAAGAGTTGTCTCTCAATTGTTAACTTTAATGGATGGTATGAAGGCAAGATCTAATGTTGTTGTCATTGCTGCTACCAATAGACCAAATTCGATTGATCCCGCTTTAAGAAGATTTGGTAGATTCGATCGTGAAGTCGACATTGGTATCCCAGATGCTACAGGTAGACTTGAAGTTCTACGTATTCACACCAAGAACATGAAGTTGGCTGATGATGTTGATTTGGAAGCATTGGCTGCTGAAACACACGGTTACGTGGGTGCTGATATTGCCTCTTTGTGTTCTGAAGCTGCCATGCAACAGATCCGTGAAAAAATGGACTTGATAGAtttagatgaagatgaaattgatgCAGAGGTGCTCGATTCTTTAGGAGTCACCATGGACAACTTCAGATTCGCATTGGGCAATTCAAACCCATCTGCATTGCGTGAAACCGTTGTTGAAAGTGTCAATGTTACTTGGGATGACGTTGGTGGCCTAGATGAAATCAAGGAGGAATTGAAGGAAACTGTAGAATACCCAGTCTTACATCCAGACCAATACACAAAGTTTGGGTTATCACCATCAAAGGGTGTGTTGTTCTACGGTCCACCAGGTACAGGTAAAACTTTGTTAGCAAAAGCTGTAGCTACTGAGGTTTCTGCCAACTTTATCTCAGTCAAAGGTCCAGAATTATTGAGTATGTGGTATGGTGAATCGGAATCTAACATCCGtgatatttttgataaGGCAAGAGCAGCTGCACCAACCGTCGTTTTTCTAGATGAATTAGACTCCATTGCCAAGGCAAGAGGTGGTTCCTTGGGTGATGCTGGTGGTGCTTCGGATAGAGTCGTCAACCAACTATTAACAGAAATGGATGGTATGAATGCTAAGAAAAATGTGTTCGTGATTGGTGCCACCAATAGGCCAGATCAAATTGATCCTGCTATTTTAAGACCTGGCAGATTGGATCAATTAATTTATGTTCCATTGCCAGATGAAAACGCTAGATTATCTATTCTAAATGCTCAATTAAGGAAAACACCACTAGAACCAGGGCTAGAGTTAACTGCGATTGCCAAGGCCACTCAAGGTTTCTCTGGTGCTGATTTACTCTATATTGTGCAGAGGGCTGCTAAATACGCTATCAAGGATTCTATCGAAGCTCACAGACAACACGAAGCTGAAAAGGAAGTGAAAGTAGAAGGTGAAGACGTGGAAATGACAGATGAGGGAGCAAAGGCTGAACAAGAACCAGAAGTAGATCCTGTTCCATATATTACAAAGGAGCATTTCGCAGAAGCTATGAAGACCGCTAAACGTTCTGTTTCAGATGCTGAATTGCGTCGTTATGAAGCATACTCACAGCAAATGAAAGCATCTAGAGGTCAATTCAGTAATTTCAACTTTAATGACGCTCCATTAGGTACTACGGCTACGGACAATGCTAACAGTAATAATAGTGCTCCAAGTGGAGCAGGTGCTGCATTTGGTTCTAATGCGgaggaagatgatgatttgTATAGTTAG